Part of the Arthrobacter globiformis genome is shown below.
TGAGGATCAGCAGCCCGTCCTTTTCCACGAATTTACCGGCCATGCCGCTGTCCTGCCGAACGCCGGCCAGCGAGGCCGCCGGGATGAACAGCGGCCGCGCGCCGGAGCGGTCCAGGAGCACTCCTTCCGGATAGATGGAGAGCTCGGCGTTGGTGCGGATGCCGAGGCCGTGCACGGCAATCCTGTCCAGCCAGTCCCCCGCGGTGGTGGAGGCCACGTACTGTCCGTCCGCCGAAAGCAGCGGCTCGCCCAGCCCGGCAGGAACTGCCGGCAGCTGTTCGATGTCGGACTGCCGCCGGAGCCGGTTGCGCCAGCCGATCCAGATCAGGACAAAAACGACGGCGACCACCGCCAGCATCGCAAGTCCGGGAAGGACTTTTTCCATCAGTTGGCACCTGCTGCGCCGGCAACCGGCGCTTCCGAGGGATGGCGGTAGGGCGTGTTGAGCTTGCCGTCCAGGACCGTGGGGTGGCCCTTGAAGAACGTGGCCACCACCTTGCCGGGGAGCTCCATGCCGCGGAACGGCGAGTTGCGTCCCATCGTTGCCATGGCGGAAGGATCCACGGTCCAGCGCGCGGCCGGGTCCACGAGGACGATGTTGGCGGGTTCGCCCTCTTCGAGCGGCCGGCCCTGGTCCGTGAGCCGCCCGATGCCGGCCGGCGCGGTGGAGGTGACCCTGGCGAAGTCGGCCCAGGTCATGAGGCCGGTCTCGATCATGGCGTGCTGGACCACGGACAGGGCCGTTTCCAGCCCGGTCATGCCCATGGCCGCCTGCGCCCACTCGCATTCTTTGTGCTCGCTCGGGTGCGGGGCGTGGTCGGTGCCGACGACGTCGATGGTGCCGTCAGCGAGGGCGGCACGCAGGGCCTGGACGTCATCGTTGGTGCGCAGCGGCGGGTTGACCTTGTAGACGGGGTCGTAGCTGCGAACCAGGTCATCGGTGAGCAGCAGGTGGTGCGGGGTCACTTCGGCAGTGACGTTGATGCCGCGGCTCTTGGCCCAGCGGATGATCTCGACCGAGCCTGCGGTGGACACGTGGCAGACGTGGAGCCGGGAGCCCACGTGCTGGGCCAGCAGGACGTCGCGGGCGATGATGCTTTCCTCGGCCACTGCCGGCCAGCCGGTCAGGCCGAGGACCGCGGACACTTCGCCTTCGTTCATCTGGGCACCGGCGGTGAGGCGGGGTTCCTGCGCGTGCTGGGCCACGACGCCGTCGAACGCCTTGACGTACTCAAGGGCGCGGCGCATCAGGACGGGATCGTGGACGCAGATGCCGTCGTCGGAGAACATGCGGACCTGGGCGCGGGAGTCGGCCATCGCGCCGAGCTCGGCGAGCTGCTCGCCGGCGAGCCCCACAGTGACGGCGCCCACCGGGCGCACGTCAACCCAGCCGGCGGCCCGGCCCAGGCTGTAGACCTGCTCCACGACGCCGGCGGTGTCAGCCACCGGGGTGCTGTTGGCCATGGCGTGTACGGCTGTGAAGCCGCCGAGGGCTGCGGCGCGGGTGCCGGTTTCCACCGTTTCGGCGTCTTCGCGGCCCGGTTCGCGGAGGTGCGTGTGGACGTCCACCATGCCCGGCAGTGCGACGAGGCCGTCGGCGTCGATCACGGTGGCGCCGTCAGCTGCGTCCGTCCCCGACAGATCGGTGCCGCGGGCGGTGATCACGCCGCCGCGGATGAGCAGGTCCTCGGCGTCGCCGCCAAGGATCGCGGCGCCGCGGATAAGGTAGGTAGTTTCTTCAGCCATCAGTTGCTCTCCTTCAGGGTGGCGGCTGGTTCACGGGTATCCCCGGAGAGCAGCAGGTACAGGGCGGCCATGCGGATCGACACGCCGTTCTTCACCTGCGCGAGCACCGTGGAACGGGGCGAATCGGCGGCGGCCGCGGAAATTTCCAGGCCCCGGTTCATGGGACCGGGGTGCATGATGATGGTGTCCTTCAGGCCCAGGCTGTCCAGCGCGCGGAGCCTGTTGTCGTCAAAGCCCCAGCGGCGGGAGTATTCGCGGGTGGACGGGAAGAACGAGGCGTTCATGCGTTCGCCCTGAACACGGAGCATCATCACCGCGTCGACGCCCTTTTCCAGGGTCTCGTCCATGTCGTAGCTGATGCTGCAGGGCCAGCGTTCGACGCCGATGGGCAGCAGTGTGGGCGGCGCCACCAGGGTCACGTCGGCACCCAGCGTGCGCAGCAGCCAGACGTTGGACCGCGCCACGCGGGAGTGCAGGACATCGCCGGCGATGGCGACGCGCATGCCGCGCAGGTCCGCCCCCGTGGAGGGCAGGCCGGCGAGCTTGGTCCAGTGCCGCCGCATGGTGAACGCGTCCAGCAGCGCCTGGGTGGGGTGTTCGTGTGTGCCGTCGCCGGCGTTGATGACTGCGGCGTCAATCCAGTCGGTGGCAGCCAGCCGGTGCGGTGCACCGGAGGCCCAGTGGCGGATCACGACGGCGTCAGCACCCATGGCGGACAGCGTCTGGGCTGTGTCCTTGAGGGACTCGCCCTTGGAGACCGACGATCCCTTGGCGGCGAAGTTGATGACGTCCGCGGAGAGCCGCTTGGCTGCGGCTTCGAAGGAAATGCGGGTCCTGGTGGAATCCTCGAAGAAGAGGTTCACCACGGTCCGTCCGCGCAGGGCGGGGAGCTTCTTGACCTCGCGCTCCCCCACGGTCGACATTTCTTCGGCGGTGTCGAGGATGCGGACGGCGTTGGCCAGGCTGAGGTCTTCGGTGGAGAGCAGGTGCTTCATGCGCCGCCCTCGATTACCACTTCGTTGACCGTTTGGCCGTCGACGGCGTCTGTCTCCTCGAGCCGGACCCGGACCTTTTCGGCGGAGGACGTGGGCAGGTTCTTACCCACGTGGTCGGCGCGGATGGGAAGTTCGCGGTGGCCCCGGTCGATCAGGACGGCCAGGCGCACAATGCGCGGCCGGCCGAGGTCCACGAGTGCGTCCAGGGCGGCGCGGATGGTCCGGCCGGAGTACAGGACGTCGTCGATCAGCACGACAACCTTGTTGTCGATGCCCGTGAGCGGCAGCTGGGTGCGGTGCGGCGGCCTGGTGGGCTGGTGGGAAAGGTCATCCCGGAACATGGTGACGTCCAGCTGGCCGACGATGGCGGCGGCGTCCACGGAGGGATCGGCGGCGGCGATTTTCTGGGCGAGCCGGACGGCCAGCGGGTAGCCGCGGCGGGGAATGCCCAGCAGCACCAGGTCCTGGGAGCCCTTGTTAGCCTCGAGGATTTCATGGGCGATACGAGTGAGGGCACGGTCAATGTCCGCCTGGTTGAGAACAACCCTGGCCGGAACCGGTGCCTGCGTGACAGAAGTCATCGCTCGTCTCCCCTTTCCCCGCCTCACGGGACGGAATTAAAAAAGGAACATTTGCCTTCCAAAATTACCACACAGGCGTCTGCCCCCGGCCCCGGCAGAGGGCGTCGTCCGTCACACCGCTGGGCGCTATACATCGCCACCAACTCCGGCGCTTTGTTGCCTACCGCGCGGCGCATAGGCTCGTGTCTATGTCGATGAACCCGCAGCAGCCGCCTTCCGGCCCTGGCCGGAACCGCTCAGCCTGGAACCGGCCCGGGCACCAGTTCCAGGAACAGCCCGCGAATCCGAGCTGGATGGGCCACGTCCAGCCGCAGAACTACAGGCCGGCGCCGGGGCACAGCGGCGGCGCCGTGTCCCAGGTCATCCCGGAGGCCGCATCAACTGTTGCCGCCCGCCCGGGGGCAGGGACGCTGGGACTCGTGGTGGGCGGCGGGATCCTTGCCTTCGTCAGCCTATTCCTCGTGGTGCCGTTCCTCCTGTCGAGCACCGGCGTCACCGGCTTCTTCATCGGTTTTGTTGCGTCCCTCATCCCGCTGGCGGCTGTGCTGTTCGCCGTCGCCGTCATTGACCGCTGGGAACCCGAGCCAAAGCGCCTGCTGCTGTTTGCCTTCACCTGGGGCGCTGCCGTCTCCATTGCCGTAACGCTGCTTATCCAGCCGGTCTTCGCCCTTGCGGCCCCGGCCACCGACGAGGCGTCCTTCCGCGATTTCATGACCACCGTGCAGGCGCCCGTGGTGGAGGAATTCGCGAAGTCACTGGGCCTGCTGCTGCTTCTCCTTTTCGCCCGCCGCAACTTTGACGGCCCCGTGGACGGCGTGGTGTTTGCCTTCACCATCGCGGGCGGCTTCGCCTTCACCGAGAACATCCTGTACTTCGGCCGGGCGATCGCCGAGTCCAGCACACCCGGCAGCGACCTTGTCCAGATCTTCTTCCTGCGCGGGGTGATGTCGCCATTTGCGCACGCCATCTTCACCGGGACCACGGGCCTGATCATGGGGCTGGCCGCGCGACGCTGGCATTCCGGCGTCTCCGTGCTCGCATTCTTCGTGGGCCTGGTTCCCGCCATGATCCTGCACAACAGGTGGAACAGCATGGGACAGGATTTCCTCGCCCAGTACGTGCTGGTGCAGGTCCCGATTTTCCTGCTCGCCGTGGCCTGCATCGTGGTGCTGCGGGTCGCGGAGACGCGCCTCACCCGGCAGCGCCTCCAGGAGTACGCCGCCGCGGGGTGGTTCGCGCCGGCCGAGGTGGAGCTGCTGTCCACTCCCGGAGGCCGCCGGCAGGCTGTGCGCTGGGCGGGCTCCTACAACCGGGGCGATCAGATGAAGGAGTTCGTCAAGGCGGCGACGCGCCTGGCATTCACCCGGCAGCGTATCCTCAGCGGCAGGGATGTGCCGGCCCACCAGCAGGACGAGGTGCAGCAGTTGCGCCACCTGACCGAACTTAGGGCTGCCGTCCATCAGTAAGGTCCGGTCCAACAGCATCCGGAGATGCAGGAAGCCCCTGCCGGGTACCCGGCAGGGGCTTCCTGTGTATTACTCAGCTCAGGCGAGCAGGGACGGCTTCAGCTGCTGAAGGCGTCCCAGGAGGCCGTTGATGAACGACGGCGACTCGTCGGTGGAGAGCGTCTTGGCCAGAGCGACAGCTTCGCTGACGGCGACGCCGTCGGGAACGTCGTCGTTGTAGAGCAGCTCCCAGGTGCCGATCCGCAGGATGGTGCGGTCTACAGACGGCATCCGCTCAAGGGTCCAGCCCTGCGAGTAGGTCTCCAGGAATTCGTCGATGGTGGCCTGCATCGACACCACGCCTTCAACGATCTCGAGGGTGTACGGATTGACGATCTGGTCGGTCCTCTCGCGGCGCGCACGCAGCACGTCGAAGGCCGAGACAGAGCGCTGCTCGGCTTCGAAGAGGACCTCGAGAGCCCTGTTACGGGCTTTACCGCGGGCGCTCACTAGTCGTTAACCCGGCCCAGGTAGCTGCCGTCACGGGTGTCGACCTTGACCTTGGTGTTGTTCTCGACGAACAGGGGCACCTGGATCTCGTAACCCGTCTCCAGGGTTGCGGGCTTGGTGCCGGCGGAGGAGCGGTCGCCCTGCAGGCCCGGCTCGGTGTAGGTGATTTCAAGGACAACGCTCGGCGGCAGCTCGATGTACAGCGGGTTGCCTTCGTGGATGGCGATGTTGACCATCTGGTTTTCCAGCATGAAGTTGGTGGCATCGCCCACCGTGGCGCCGGAAACGGTGATCTGGTCGTAGTCCTGCGTGTCCATGAAGACGAAGTCGGCGCCGTCCTGGTACAGGTACTGGTAGTCGCGGCGGTCCACGGTGGCGGTCTCGATCTTGAGCCCGGCATTGAAGGTCTTGTCGACGACCTTGCCGGACATGACGTTGCGCATCTTGGTGCGCACGAACGCGCCGCCCTTGCCCGGCTTGACGTGCTGGAACTCGATGACGTTCCAGAGCTGGCCCTCAAGCTTCAGGACGGTTCCGTTCTTGATGTCGTTTGTGGTTGCCACTGGTTTCCTCTGGTTGTGTCTGACTGGTCCTGGCTGCCAGCTGTTATATCAAGCAGGCATGCCGATCGGCGCGCCAGCGTGTACTTATCAAAAATCCAGAAACCATTCTATCGGAAAAGGCAGGCACGGTTTCCGGGGCGGCCTGGCGGCGCGGCCGGAGGACCAGTCCGGCGGCGGTCAGGAGGCCAGTTCGAGCACGTCCCGCGCCCGCTGCAGCGCCACCGTTGAGGAATAGATGAGGGCCGCATCGGCGGACTGGGCAACTCGCAGGTTCAGCGCCCGGGCGAAGGATTCCACCGCGGCACCGATGTTGCCTGCGGCGAACTGGGTCCGGCCAAGGCACTGGTGCGCCAGGGCCTCGTTAGCCGTTCCGTGCGCCTCGCCGAGGAGCTGCCGGAAGAGTTCAATGGCGCGGTCGTAGCGGTGGGCCACGCGCAGGACATCCGCCTCGTAGGCCCGAAGCCGGAACGACTCGGGGTCCTTGTAGCGGGCCTCTGCCAGCAGTTCGGCAGCGTCCGCGGCGTGCCCCTCCACGAGCAGCACCAGGACCCGGTCAGCGGGGTCCGTTGTTGCCGCAAGCGCGGCGGCGCATGCCTCTTCACTGATAATTTCAGGAAGCAGCGATTCCGGGTTGACCCGGATCCCCGGGAAGCCGGCGTCGGGCCATTCGATTGTTCCGGCCTGGTCGTCGCGCATCAGGAAGCAATCTCCTGGTAGGCGGCGAAGAGCAGGGAGGTATCGGGCACGTCCAGGATTCCCGGCTTGGCAATCCCATCGAGGACCACGAAGCGGAGCAGGTCGCCGCGGGACTTCTTGTCGCGGCGCATGCCGTCGAGAAGCCCCTGCCAGCGGTCGCGCCGGTACGTGACGGGCAGCCCAAGGGATTCGAGGATGCTGCGGTGCCGGTCGGCGTCAGCGTCGCTCAGCCGGCCCACGCTGCGGGACAGCTCGGCCGCGAACATCATGCCCACCGAGACGGCAGCGCCGTGGCGCCACGAGTAGCGTTCCACGAGTTCGATGGCGTGGCCCAGAGTGTGGCCGTAGTTCAGGATTTCGCGGAGTCCGGACTCCTTGAGGTCCTCCGAAACGACGCGGGCCTTGACGGCGATGGCTCGTTCAATGAGCTCGCGCAGCGCGTCGGAGCCAGGATCCGTCACGGCGTCCGGATCCTTCTCCACGAGGTCCAGAATCGCGGGATCGGCAATGAAGCCGCACTTGATGACCTCGGCCATGCCGGAGATGATCTCGTTCCGGGGCAGCGTCTTCAGCGTGTCCAGGTCGGTGAGGACGGCTGCGGGCGGGTGGAAGGAACCCACCAGGTTCTTGCCTTCGGCCGTGTTGATCCCGGTCTTGCCGCCCACGGCCGCATCGACCATGCCGAGGAGGCTGGTGGGCATGTGGATGACCTTGACGCCGCGCAGCCAGGTGGCGGCCACGAAACCGGCGAGGTCGGTGACGGCGCCGCCGCCGACCGAGACCACGGCGTCGGAGCGGGTGAAATCGTTCTGTCCCAGCACCTGCCAGCAGAACGCGGCCACCTGGATGTGCTTGCCTTCCTCGGCGTCCGGGATCTCCGCGGTGACGGCGGTGAAGCCGGCAGCGGCCAGTTCATCCCGGACGGTGTCGCCGGTGAGCCGGAGGGCCCGCGGATGGATGACAAGGACGCGCCGGACGCGCTCCCCCAGCAGCGCCGGGAGGGTGCCGAGCAAGCCGCGGCCAACTACGACGTCGTAATTGTCCCCGGCCGACTGCCCGGTGACCTTGATGACGGTTGATTCGCTCACTTTTCAACTTCCTGTTTCGCGGCAGCACATGTCTTGGCTGCCGTCGTCGCGGTCTTGTTGATCCCGCGGGTGGTGGCTCCGGGTGACTTGGCGGCTGTGAAGTCGCACAAAGCGGCTTCCAGCTTCAGACCCAACTGGGGCACGGTTCCCTGCCGGACATCCAGCACGATGTCCGCGAGGCGTTCATAGACCGGCTTCCGGGTGGCGAACAGCGCCTTCCAGCGGCGGATGCCATCACCGGCCAGCAGCGGCCGGCCGGAGTTTTTGGCGATCCGAGCGGCGACGGTATCGGCGTCACACTCCAGGTAGACCACGGTGCACCGGTCCAGCAGCTGCTGCGTGCCGGAGTCCAGGACCGAGCCGCCGCCCAGGGAAACCACCGTGGTGGTGCCGGCAGCGGCTTCGATGATGCGGGCAACGGTCCGGGCCTCGATCTCCCGGAAAGCTCGCTCGCCGCGGCTGGCGAAGATATCCGCAATGGAACCGTGGCCCTCCACAATGACCGCGTCAGTGTCCACGAACGGAGCGTCCAGCTGTTGCGCCAACTGCTGCCCGATCGCCGATTTGCCCACCGCCATGGGCCCGATGAGCACAATAGGCCGGTCCCCCGCGGCGCAGGGTGTGTTGCTCCGGGGCACTAGAGTCCGATCGTATCCAGCGACGCCGGAATGCTCTCGAGGTAGCCCCTGATGTTCCGGGCCGTCTCGGCTACGGAGTCGCCGCCGAACTTTTCGGTCACGGCCTCGGCCAGGACCAGCGCAACCATGGCCTCCGCCACCACACCGGCAGCCGGAACCGCACAGACGTCCGAGCGCTGGTGGTGGGCCTTGGCCGCCTCACCGGTGCTGATGTCGATGGTCTTCAGAGCGCGCGGCACGGTGGCGATGGGCTTCATGGCGGCCCGGACGCGCAGGACGTCGCCGATGCTCATGCCACCTTCGATGCCGCCGGCGCGGTTGCTGGTGCGGATGATCCTGCCGTCAGCTTCCTTGACGATCTCGTCGTGGGCGGCGGACCCGCGGCGTGCGGCGGTGAGGAAACCGTCGCCCACCTCAACGCCCTTGATGGCCTGAATGCCCATGAGGGCGGCGGCCAGGCGGGAATCGAGGCGGCGGTCCCAGTGGACGTAGCTGCCGAGTCCCGGGGGCAGGCCGTAGGCAAGCACCTCCACCACGCCCCCGAGGGTTTCGCCTTCCTTGTGGGCGGCGTCCACCTCCGCAACCATGGCGTCGGACGTTTCCCGGTCGAAGCAGCGCAGCGGATCGGCGTCGAGCGCGATCACGTTGTCCGGCACCGGCAGCGGCCGGCCCTCGGGAACGGTCACGCTGGCGATGGAGACAGTGTGGCTGACAAGCTCAATGCCCAGGTGCTTCAGGAACTGGGCGGCAACGGTGCCCATGGCAACACGCGTAGCGGTTTCCCGGGCGCTGGCGCGCTCAAGCACGGGACGGGCCTCGTCGAAGCCGTACTTCTGCATGCCGGTAAAGTCGGCGTGTCCCGGGCGCGGCCGGGTCAGCGGGGCGTTGCGGGCCTGTCCCGCGAGTTCCTCAGGATCCACGGGGTCGGCTGACATGATCTGTTCCCACTTGGGCCATTCGGTGTTGCCCACCTGGATGGCGACGGGGCCGCCTTGGGTGATGCCATGGCGGACACCGCCGAGTATCGTGACGACGTCCTGCTCAAACTTCATCCGTGCCCCGCGGCCGTAGCCGAGCCGCCGGCGGGCAAGGGCATCGGCGATCTGCCCGCTGGTGAGTTCAACACCTGCGGGGACGCCTTCAATAATTCCGACCAGTGCCGGGCCATGGGATTCACCGGCGGTCAACCAACGCAACATATAAACCATCCTGCCATGTCTGGCGGTCAGGACACCCGCCGGGGTGCCCCGACTGCGTCGCACATCACATCTATGACGTCGGCACTGCCGGCCTCTGCCAGGCCGGTGAAATGCCGGACCTGCTCCACCGCCTGGTAGAGCAGCATCTCAAGGCCGGGAACCACTGTTCCTCCGCCGGCGTGCCAGGCAGCGGCAATCCGGCTGGGCCAGGGGTCGTAGGCGACGTCCAGCAGGACACCGTCAGTGCGCCGTCCCAGCGCTTCCAGCTCTGCCGCCATCCCGTCGGCCGCCCGCGGCGGCAGCGTGGAGATTACGACGCCGGCACCGGCCATCGCTTCGACCGCACCTTCGAGGGCATGGACGGTGATGTCCATGCCGAGACCGGCGGCTGCGGCCTTGGCTTCTTCAGCCCGGGCGGTGTTCCGGACGTACAGGTCCACAGACACGGCCCCGAGCTCCTGCAGGGCCGCCACTGCCGCGGCTGCAGTTCCGCCGCCGCCAAGAATCACACCCGCGGGGGCGTCACTGGCCCCGGCGTTGCGGAGGGCGTAGACGATCCCCGCGACGTCGGTGTTGTAACCGATGCGCCGGGCGGCCTCCCCTGCACCTTCGAACACCACGGTGTTGATGACGCCCAGGATCCGGGCCACGCCGCGGATCTCGTCCACCTCGGAGACCATGGCCTTCTTCAGCGGCATGGTGACGGACAGTCCCCGCCAGCCGGCTTCGGCACGGACGGAGTCCATGAACGCCGGCAGCGACTCTTCGGTCACATCGATGGCGCTGTAGCCGATGTCCGCACCGAGCCGCGCGTAGGCGGCAAGGTGGAGCGCCGGTGACTTCGAATGGCCGATGGGGTGCCCCAGGACGGCTGCCCGCAGGCTCATACGCAACGGCCCGGGTTGGCCTCGCACCAAGCGTTGTACTGCTCGACGTAGCCGTTGTGCTCGGCGAGCGTCTTGGAGAACTTCGTCTCCTTGGTGTCGAGGTTGATGGTCACCCAGTACAGGTAATCGTTGTTGTTCGGCTTGGCCGCCGCGTCGATGGCATTCTTGCCCGGCGATCCGATGGGCCCGGCGGGCAGGCCCTGGATGGCGTACGTGTTGTACGGGTTGGACTTGTCGGCCTTCTCGGCCTCGTCGATGTGGAAGGTCTTCTTGCCCAGGCCGTACGTCACTGTGGCGTCCGACTGGATCAGGCCATTGGTTTCCGTGTTGGTGGGCTTCAGCCGGTTGTAGATGGCCCCCGCCACGTCCTTGTACTCGGCCTGGCCGCCCTCTGCCTGCACGATGCTGGCAACGGTCACGGCGTCATACTGCTTGGCGGGGTCCGTGACGCCCTGTGCCTTCAGTTCATCCTGAGTGGCCTTCACCAGCTTGGTGAGGATCTCCCTGGCGGTGGTTCCCAGCGGGAAACGGTACTCCCCCGGCGCCAGGAACCCTTCCAGGTTCTTCGCCTTGGCCGTCAGTCCGAACTGCTTGGGCGAGTCGCTGAGCGCCTTTAGCTGCGCCAGCGAAAGACCGGAGCCCTCCGAGATCGCCTGCAGGGATTCATCGATCCGCAGGCCAGCGCTGAGGGCGAAGTACATCACCTTCGCCTGTCCCTCGTTGAGAAGTACGGAGACGGCGTCGGAGTTCTTCATTTCCTGTTTGAAGTCGTACTCCCCCGGCGACAGGGTGCCGCCGGAGGCAGTCAGGGCTACCATGAAGGTTTCGGCGTTGGCCACCACCTTCGCGTCTTCCAGCTTGGCCGCAACGGACACCGGACCTTCGCCCGGGTCGACCGATACCTTGACCTGGCCGGTGCCGGGGCCGGGGAAGTCGGCAGGCTTGTCGTTCCCCAGCAGCGGTTTCAGGAACTGCGCCCCGACGACGGTGGCAGTGACGAACAGCGCGAGCGTCAGCAGCAGCGCCACGAGGCGGCGCCGGCGCCGGACTTTCTTGGATGGCCGGGCCACCGTGGCTACGTCTTCGGCACCGGCCAGGAGCTGATGCCCCACGGCCTGTTGCTCGTAGTGCTCATGGTCCTCGTAGGTGTCGTGGCCTACTGCGTCGTGGTGGATGTCATAGTGGTGGCCATCCTCATGGTGGACGCCTCCCTGAGGCTCATGGTGGCCACCCGCGAATTCCGCAAAGTGCGGCGCGTCTTCGGACTGGACGCCGTGAACCGCGGATGCCGCTTCCCCGTGTGTGGCAGCAGGGCCCGTTTGCACGGCTGCTTCCCCATGTTCGGCGGGGTCGTGGATGGCCGGCGGAACCGGCGGAGCGTCGGGAACCTCGGCGGCGGGAACAGCCTGGGCAGGGGGAACCTGGGCGTCAGGAATGTGAACTTCCGGGACAGGGGATGCGGCGCGAACGGCCACCGGAGGTGTAGCTATTGCCGCAGTCCGGGCACCATCTGAACCGGAAGCAGTGTCCGAAGCCGAAGCCTCGGTCCGCTGTGCGGCGCCCACTCCAACGTGCACCTCTTCACCGGTCTCGTAGGCCTGCTCGGGCACGGCACCGCCGGACTCGGCGGTGACGGACTTCTCGCGGGCGCGGATCTCCTTGCGTGTCAGGGGCCGTCCGGCGTCCGCGAAGGGGTCGCCGGAGGAGTCGTCGCTATTGACCGGGCTCACTGTAGCTTTCCATCCTCTGAAGATCGTGTTTCCTTTTCCGGGTCAGGCCGTTCAGCAGTATCTGCGGCGGCGTGTCCGGGCAGCCCCGCACGGGGAAGCGCGCGCACACGGCTCCCCACATCCGTTCCCCTGGCTTTTTGCATGTCGATGGCGTGCTGCAAGATTCCCGCAGCCGCAACCTGATCCACCACTTTACGGTGATTTTTGCTGCTCATGCCAGCTTCGTGGAGGTTGCGGTGGGCCGTGACGGTGCTGAGCCGTTCGTCAACCAGGTGTACCGGGACGTCCGAACCGGCTCGCTCCAGCTCGTCAGCCAGCAGCTGTGCGTACTCCGTGGCCATGCGGGCTGAGGCGTGTTCCTCGCCTTTCATGGTCCGTGGCAGGCCCACAAATATCTGCACGGCTCCCCGGTCCGACGCCAGGGTGGCAATGACCCGGATATCCGAATTCTTCTTGGGATTCCGGTCCAGCGTCTTCAGCGGTGTGGCCAGGATCTCGTCCCGGTCGCAGATGGCGACGCCGACGCGGACGGTCCCCACATCCACCCCCAGTTTGATGCCCCGGGGGTGGACGTGCGGCTCAGCAGAAGAAGTCACGGTTTGTTAGCGCCTGGTGACGGCATCGACGACGGCGGACAGTGCGGCGCCGACCTTGGAGGCGTCGGTGCCGCCACCCTGGGCCACGTCGTCCTTGCCACCACCGCCGCCGCCGAGGATCCCGGCGGCGAGCCGGACCAGCGCGCCGGCCTTGACTCCGGCTTCACGGGCGGCTTCGTTGGTGGCCACCAGGATGACCGGGCGGTCATTGCTGACGCCGGCCACGGCAACCGTGGAGGCTTCCGAGCCGAGCCGGTTGCGCAGGTCCAGGGCCAGGCCACGGATGTCGTCGGCACCGCTGACCTGGCCGGCATCGTGCGCGATGACCCGGACGCCGGCGGCGTCCACGGCGGTTCCGGCGAGCTGGGCGGCAGCGGCCGCGAGCTGTTCCTTCCTGAGCCGCTCGAGTTCCTTTTCCGTGGCCTTCAGCTTGGCGAGGGTCGCGGAGATCCGGTCCGCCAGCTGCCCGGACGGCACCTTGAGCATCTCGGTGAGTTCGGTCACGAGGGCGCGCTCGGCGGCCAGGTGCCGGAAGGCGTCCATGCCCACGAACGCCTCGACGCGACGGTTTCCGGATCCGACGGACTGCTCGCCGAGCAGAGACAGGCTGCCGATCAGGGAGGTGTTGGACACGTGGGTGCCGCCGCACAGTTCACGGGACCACGCGCCGTCGATCTCCACAACCCGGACCTCACTGCCGTAGTTCTCGCCGAACAGCGCCATGGCGCCGAGGGCCTTGGCCTCGGCGAGGCCCATGACCTTGGTGTCCACGTGGAAGTTGTTCCGGATGGCGAGGTTGGAGACTTCCTCGACCTCGGACTTGGTGGCGGCGCTCAGCCCTTCACCCCAGGCGAAGTCGAACCGGAGGTACCCGGCCTTGTTGAACGAACCGCGCTGGGTGGCCTGCGGGCCGAGGATCTGGTGCAGCGCCGCGTGCACGATGTGCGTTCCGGTGTGCGCCTGCTCTGCAGCGTGTCGCCGTTCCCGGTCCACCGCGGCACGGACC
Proteins encoded:
- the ruvX gene encoding Holliday junction resolvase RuvX, which encodes MTSSAEPHVHPRGIKLGVDVGTVRVGVAICDRDEILATPLKTLDRNPKKNSDIRVIATLASDRGAVQIFVGLPRTMKGEEHASARMATEYAQLLADELERAGSDVPVHLVDERLSTVTAHRNLHEAGMSSKNHRKVVDQVAAAGILQHAIDMQKARGTDVGSRVRALPRAGLPGHAAADTAERPDPEKETRSSEDGKLQ